A window of the Citrus sinensis cultivar Valencia sweet orange chromosome 9, DVS_A1.0, whole genome shotgun sequence genome harbors these coding sequences:
- the LOC102627978 gene encoding uncharacterized protein LOC102627978 — translation MDPEVIEIPPPVFQAPRRRNRKQVIDLEKDEDSSDVILLDEIVKAGRKGKAIKNDSDGSVSYQPKEDSKSSVPGSHSIINLDFYDDKHVNIDDFIDVEDYTFVQAYFDNANIPAGVEAPVPWLADPSLRKEKTANGSNLVHVNPASKSSSSLQKKVDVPSSWLHLQSAHSKNTAASQDVGSSAQNGPFHVKSSNPLWIHEKSKSNGKLSASGISTNTNYVNQFDPMVHPPGVGPSLWTHGTLAPVQNQVGSSNLFYSGMPALKDTVNYPPAVGSFMPAWHGSLQAELNSTFANYTTHPSFYDPFDTVHMSPEEPADTPSGQDFSDNKESLDEDDILRKFDLFKKFDAVEDHSDHHYASKASLKQPTNKWAKRIQEEWKILENDLPDTIFVRVYESRMDLLRAVIVGAEGTPYHDGLFFFDVFFPSSYPNVPPNVYYHSGGLRLNPNLYNCGKVCLSLLNTWTGNKNEKWMPNMSTMLQVLVSIQALILNQKPYFNEPGYASWNNTAHGEVESHKYNESTFILSLKTMLYTLRRPPKHFKDFVIGHFYKRAHDILAACKTYMSGAEVGSLVKGGVQNIHKGLDGCTPHFRTSVAGQVDLLVKEFIRIGVKDCEKFLTQPKGGVPGGDKNNPTTVKRRSRSARSRVKCGNTFQIKTQNYYYLFLKTKKKKNQFSFFFFNLIEPPSRSKTSEPIIDQPRSHYRWQKLAKQTADRKRLLYGEREVLMDPDIIEIPPPVFQAPTRHKQKQVFHGVIDLDEGEVSADVIAVDEIAKTGNKGKAIKNDSDGSGSYQHKHFNVVDDVMDNVVDDVMGVQDHAMLQAYFDSVDIPAGVEAPVPWLADPSLRKEKTVIGSDPIYVEPASEISSSLPRTVDVLGHSAKKDFSSSLAHPQSAHSKNVAHFHKVQKNTAASQSAGSTAALPFYGTLPIPQWVGEKSKSNVGPLMPWWHESLKAELNPTFANNTNHLSFYDPFDNEDMPPEEPIDTPSGEDCSRNKESLDGDDVLMRFKLFKQFDAVEDHSDHYYASNVSSLEQPSNKLVKRIQEEWKILENDLPDTIFVRVYESRMDLLRAVIVGAEGTPYHDGLFFFDVFFPSDYPNVPPNVHYHSGGLRLNPNLYNCGKVCLSLLNTWDGDKNEKWIPSMSTMLQVLVSIQALILNERPYFNEPGWESMDSMEEGERQSNMYNERAFILSLKTMLYTVRRPPKHFNDFVSGHFYQRAHDILAACKAYMDGAEVGSLVKGRVQKIHKGKKSCSPDFKASIAGHCDLLIKEFTYIGVKDCENFLTQAKAEVPGVGNEPESGNEPESGNRGFHS, via the exons ATGGACCCTGAAGTGATCGAAATTCCGCCGCCGGTTTTTCAGGCTCCGAGAAGGCGCAATCGAAAACAG GTAATTGATCTTGAGAAAGATGAAGATTCTTCTGATGTCATTCTGCTTGATGAGATAGTGAAGGCAGGGAGGAAAGGGAAGGCAATAAAGAATGATTCTGATGGTTCTGTTAGCTATCAACCTAAG GAGGATTCCAAGAGTTCTGTCCCAGGATCGCATAGTATAAtcaatcttgatttttatgatgacaagcATGTTAATATTGATGATTTCATCGATGTTGAGGATTACACCTTTGTGCAAGCGTATTTTGACAATGCGAATATCCCGGCTGGAGTGGAGGCACCTGTACCATGGTTAGCAGATCCTTCTCTAAGGAAAGAGAAAACGGCTAATGGAAGTAATTTGGTACATGTAAATCCTGCTTCAAAGAGTAGTTCAAGTTTGCAGAAGAAGGTGGATGTACCTTCATCCTGGTTACATCTACAATCTGCCCATAGTAAGAATACAGCTGCGTCTCAAGATGTCGGGAGTAGTGCTCAGAACGGTCCATTTCATGTAAAATCATCAAATCCTCTATGGATTCATGAGAAGAGCAAGAGCAATGGTAAGCTGAGTGCTTCAGGGATTTCAACTAACactaattatgtaaatcaatTTGATCCTATGGTACATCCTCCTGGAGTAGGGCCATCATTATGGACCCATGGTACCCTTGCTCCTGTACAGAATCAAGTTGGTtctagtaatttattttattctggTATGCCTGCACTTAAGGACACAGTGAATTATCCTCCTGCTGTAGGATCATTCATGCCTGCGTGGCATGGGTCTTTGCAAGCTGAACTGAATTCAACTTTTGCTAACTACACTACTCATCCAAGTTTCTATGATCCATTTGATACTGTGCACATGTCTCCTGAAGAACCTGCAGATACCCCTAGTGGTCAAGATTTTAGTGATAATAAGGAAAGTTTAGATGAAGATGATATTTTGAGGAAGTTCgatctttttaaaaagtttgatGCTGTTGAAGATCATTCGGACCATCATTATGCTTCGAAGGCTTCTTTGAAGCAG CCTACAAATAAATGGGCGAAGCGAATTCAGGAAGAGTGGAAAATCCTGGAAAATGATTTGCCAG ATACAATTTTTGTGAGGGTTTACGAGTCAAGGATGGATCTTTTGAGGGCTGTAATTGTAGGAGCAGAAGGCACTCCCTACCACGATGGCCTGTTTTTCTTTGATGTTTTCTTCCCTAGTAGCTATCCTAATGTACCACCG AATGTGTACTACCACTCTGGTGGGCTTCGACTCAATCCAAATTTATACAATTGTGGGAAGGTATGCCTCAGTCTTCTTAACACCTGGACCGGTAATAAGAATGAGAAGTGGATGCCTAATATGTCAACCATGCTACAAGTTTTGGTCTCTATACAAGCACTGATCTTGAATCAAAAGCCTTATTTTAATGAACCTGGTTATGCAAGTTGGAATAACACGGCACATGGTGAAGTGGAGTCTCATAAGTATAATGAAAGTACATTTATCTTATCACTGAAAACGATGCTGTACACCTTGAGGAGACCTCCAAAG CATTTCAAGGACTTTGTTATCGGCCACTTCTACAAGCGTGCACATGATATTCTAGCTGCATGTAAAACATACATGAGTGGTGCTGAAGTGGGGAGTCTGGTCAAAGGTGGCGTGCAGAACATTCATAAGGGCTTAGATGGCTGTACACCGCACTTTAGGACTTCTGTAGCTGGGCAAGTCGATCTTCTTGTAAAAGAATTTATACGTATTGGAGTAAAGGACTGTGAGAAATTCCTTACTCAACCAAAAGGAGGGGTGCCTGGGGGTGATAAAAATAATCCTACAACTGTGAAGAGAAGATCTCGTTCA GCGCGAAGCCGTGTGAAGTGTGGAAACACTTTTCAGatcaaaacccaaaattattattatctttttttaaagacaaaaaaaaaaaaaaatcagttttcattttttttttttaatttaatcgaGCCGCCAAGCCGCAGCAAAACGTCGGAGCCGATCATCGATCAACCAAGGAGCCACTACCGGTGGCAAAAG TTAGCCAAACAAACAGCAGACAGGAAGCGCCTTCTCTACGGCGAACGAGAAGTTCTTATGGACCCTGATATCATCGAAATTCCGCCGCCGGTTTTTCAGGCTCCGACGAGGCATAAACAAAAACAg GTCTTTCACGGAGTCATTGATCTTgatgaaggtgaagtctctgCTGATGTCATTGCTGTTGATGAGATAGCGAAGACAGGCAACAAAGGGAAGGCAATAAAGAATGATTCTGATGGTTCTGGTAGTTATCAACATAAG CACTTTAATGTTGTTGATGATGTCATGGATAATGTTGTTGATGATGTCATGGGTGTCCAAGATCATGCAATGTTGCAAGCATATTTTGACAGTGTCGATATCCCTGCTGGAGTGGAGGCACCTGTACCATGGTTAGCAGATCCTTCTCTAAGGAAAGAGAAGACGGTTATTGGAAGTGATCCAATATATGTAGAGCCTGCTTCTGAGATCAGTTCTAGTTTGCCGAGAACGGTGGATGTTCTAGGTCATTCTGCTAAAAAAGATTTCTCTTCATCCTTGGCACATCCACAATCTGCCCATAGCAAGAATGTAGCTCATTTCCACAAGGTACAAAAGAATACAGCAGCTTCGCAAAGTGCAGGGAGTACTGCAGCTCTTCCATTTTATGGAACATTACCGATTCCGCAGTGGGTTGGGGAGAAGAGCAAGAGCAATG TCGGACCATTGATGCCTTGGTGGCACGAGTCTTTGAAAGCTGAACTGAATCCAACTTTTGCCAACAACACTAATCATCTAAGTTTTTATGATCCATTTGATAATGAGGATATGCCTCCTGAAGAACCGATCGATACCCCTAGTGGTGAAGATTGCAGTAGGAATAAGGAAAGCCTAGATGGAGATGATGTTCTGATGAgattcaaactttttaaacAGTTTGATGCTGTTGAAGATCATTCAGACCATTACTATGCTTCTAATGTTTCATCATTGGAGCAG cCATCAAATAAATTGGTGAAGCGAATTCAGGAAGAGTGGAAAATCCTGGAAAATGATTTGCCAG ATACAATTTTTGTGAGGGTTTATGAATCAAGGATGGATCTTTTGAGGGCCGTAATTGTAGGGGCAGAGGGAACTCCCTACCATGATGGCCTGTTCTTCTTTGATGTTTTCTTCCCTAGTGATTATCCTAATGTACCTCCG AATGTCCACTACCACTCCGGTGGCCTTCGACTCAAtccaaatttatataattgtgGGAAGGTATGCCTTAGTCTTCTTAACACCTGGGATGGTGATAAGAATGAGAAGTGGATCCCTTCTATGTCAACCATGCTACAAGTTTTGGTCTCTATACAAGCACTGATCTTGAATGAAAGGCCTTACTTTAACGAACCTGGTTGGGAAAGTATGGACAGCATGGAAGAAGGTGAAAGACAGTCCAATATGTACAATGAGCGTGCATTTATCTTGTCACTGAAGACAATGCTGTACACTGTCAGGAGACCTCCAAAG CATTTCAATGATTTTGTTAGTGGCCACTTTTACCAGCGTGCACATGATATTCTGGCTGCATGTAAAGCAtacatggatggtgctgaagTGGGTTCTCTGGTCAAAGGTCGTGTGCAGAAAATTCACAAGGGCAAAAAGAGCTGCTCACCGGATTTTAAGGCCTCCATAGCTGGGCATTGTGATCTTCTCATAAAAGAATTTACATATATCGGAGTTAAGGACTGCGAGAATTTCCTAACTCAAGCAAAAGCAGAGGTGCCTGGAGTTGGTAATGAGCCTGAGTCTGGGAATGAGCCTGAGTCTGGGAACAGAGGATTTCATTCTTAA
- the LOC102627693 gene encoding uncharacterized protein LOC102627693, giving the protein MNSSAFQWLHTLISYADDHCNSTVHESNLNKFEPSMSSFAVLHTGHYTGGNEIQSHNPSETSHSLTLRTLNVYRTDKNVGYLPRVVSWKQIQCLEEEKRLRVLMEYPNFSYADLNKKFVAEGYWDDKMNRLCVVACRFLNIAESLAGGYVGDCYFDKILFRNSENSLGTVPVLKYEYTEINRARQLCWPKRKLQKSKGKKYPNGNSYDMQFGNANNSSGYATPLSVGDQFYQHYINPNTPSSSGTSKSLLVEENFRQNGHGNISYEIVIRLLRGKTFGGEVVQTLFRAINHGSTILWTEILLSFQFPPSIPKDKECCIKGSIKSMRVESDPLYFEPMNVAVQESLSKMDWGDFHGSYIQRICVSLHWIVACPHEKSILKCFVPFSLVMLVLLTLGHMMPLLLNFEATFLRNLEGLRVLLGRSGWLEVNKALVRNSKDNALASSFYIRTTSLQLLPNACKIFYPTDSDYASDICEIVVSSVCLLLAAIIFLQQLFGGCSNYPRKCIEGLEYEKVPSVSET; this is encoded by the exons ATGAATTCTTCAGCATTTCAATGGCTTCATACTTTg ATATCTTATGCTGATGATCATTGCAATTCAACCGTCCATGAATCAAATCTGAACAAATTTGAACCTTCCATGTCATCGTTTGCCGTACTCCATACTGGCCACTACACTGGAGGCAATGAGATTCAGTCTCACAACCCATCTGAGACATCACACTCTCTCACTCTTCGCACCCTGAATGTGTACAGAACTGACAAGAATG TTGGGTATTTGCCTCGTGTTGTTTCCTGGAAGCAAATTCAGTGCTTGGAGGAGGAAAAGAGATTGCGAGTTCTCATGGAATATCCTAACTTTAGCTATGCTGatctcaataaaaaatttgttgcaGAAGGTTATTGGGATGATAAGATGAATCGACTTTGTGTTGTTGCCTGCCGATTTTTGAACATTGCTGAATCTTTGGCTGGTGGCTATGTTGGGGATT GTTACTTCGATAAGATCCTGTTTCGAAATTCTGAGAATTCTTTGGGAACAGTTCCAGTATTGAAATATGAATACACAGAAATCAATAGAGCAAGGCAATTATGCTGGCCAAAGAGGAAGCTACAAAAGAGCAAGGGGAAGAAATATCCAAATGGGAATTCTTACGACATGCAGTTTGGCAACGCAAATAATTCTTCGGGCTATGCAACTCCTCTTTCTGTCGGTGATCAGTTTTATCAGCACTATATAAATCCAAATACTCCCTCGAGTTCAGGTACTTCAAAATCTCTTTTAGTTGAAGAAAACTTCAGACAGAATGGCCATGGAAACATCAGCTACGAAATTGTTATCAGATTGCTACGTGGTAAAACTTTTGGTGGTGAG GTTGTACAAACATTGTTTCGAGCAATCAATCATGGATCAACGATTCTATGGACTGAAATTCTTCTCAGTTTCCAGTTTCCTCCATCAATTCCTAAGGACAAAGAATGCTGTATCAAGGGAAGCATCAAAAGCATGCGGGTGGAATCAGACCCTCTTTATTTTGAACCGATGAATGTTGCCGTGCAAGAGTCCCTTTCCAAGATGGATTGGGGAGATTTCCATGGCTCTTATATCCAACGCATTTGCGTGTCTCTTCATTGGATTGTAGCTTGTCCACATGAGAAAAGCATCCTGAAGTGCTTCGTTCCGTTTTCACTTGTTATGCTAGTGCTTCTTACTTTAGGCCACATGATGCCTCTGTTGCTAAACTTTGAAGCCACCTTCTTGAGAAATCTCGAAGGACTACGTGTTTTGCTTGGTAGAAGTGGATGGCTTGAAGTCAATAAAGCGCTTGTGAG AAACTCGAAAGACAATGCTCTGGCCAGTTCATTCTACATTAGAACAACTAGTCTTCAATTGCTGCCAAATGCTTGCAAAATTTTCTACCCTACTGATTCAGATTATGCCTCTGACATCTGTGAAATCGTTGTTTCTTCAGTGTGCCTACTGCTTGCGGCAATCATTTTTCTGCAACAGCTGTTTGGAGGCTGTAGCAATTATCCCAGGAAATGTATAGAGGGGCTGGAATATGAGAAGGTTCCTTCTGTCAGTGAAACCTGA
- the LOC107175602 gene encoding uncharacterized protein LOC107175602 → MESSEKSGRGKNPSAGGIFPPPFRESRTTKKARFRDEEVADDTPVHVSYKETLVNSSRAMETGYDGGAGDWEFEEGDVTENKDGPMPSITFSDRVHEKLCEPWQNSIIVKLLGRTIGYRTLCTRLNAMWKTTMTYSVIDLENNYFLVRFRSATDAVDALTKGPWIIMGHYLTVQPWTPSFDANTTDIEQVNVWIRLPGLAVHLYNWKVLQKLGELVGTVMRIDSNTASSARGRFARIAVRLSLAKPLVSQFVLDGKVQKVEYEGLPVICFTCGRYGHSSSSCKGLNSATNSGEGVQPQPNMQPQGNTVQPDDHGNIDSNAESFGPWMIATRKGRKFNSGKDINNGLTKNRENTGAGVSRFQVLEQVTDDREHPTHAAVIDNPSTSHQPNTANPYQIFTANHEDRTKTPARHK, encoded by the coding sequence atggAGAGCTCCGAAAAATCCGGACGTGGAAAAAACCCTAGCGCTGGAGGAATTTTCCCTCCACCGTTCAGGGAAAGTAGAACAACTAAGAAGGCAAGGTTTCGTGATGAGGAGGTTGCAGATGATACCCCTGTACATGTTTCGTACAAGGAAACCCTTGTAAACTCGTCGCGAGCAATGGAGACGGGTTACGATGGCGGCGCAGGGGACTGGGAGTTTGAGGAAGGGGACGTGACGGAAAATAAAGATGGACCTATGCCCTCCATAACCTTCTCGGATAGGGTTCACGAGAAGTTATGTGAACCATGGCAGAACTCAATTATAGTGAAGCTGCTGGGTCGCACGATCGGTTATAGAACTCTCTGTACGAGACTGAATGCCATGTGGAAGACAACAATGACTTACTCGGTGATTGACCTAGAAAACAATTATTTCCTGGTTCGCTTTCGTTCGGCCACTGATGCTGTCGATGCCCTAACAAAAGGTCCGTGGATTATTATGGGGCACTATCTCACGGTGCAGCCATGGACGCCGTCTTTTGATGCCAATACAACGGATATAGAGCAAGTTAATGTATGGATCCGTCTTCCCGGACTCGCTGTTCACCTATACAACTGGAAAGTACTCCAGAAACTTGGAGAATTAGTGGGTACAGTGATGAGAATTGATTCGAACACAGCATCCTCAGCGCGTGGAAGATTTGCACGAATTGCAGTTCGTCTTTCCCTGGCCAAGCCTCTGGTTTCTCAGTTTGTGTTGGATGGGAAGGTTCAAAAGGTAGAGTATGAGGGATTACCAGTGATTTGCTTCACATGTGGAAGATACGGCCATAGTAGTAGCAGTTGCAAGGGATTGAATTCAGCAACTAATTCTGGAGAAGGGGTTCAACCCCAACCTAATATGCAGCCCCAGGGGAACACTGTCCAACCAGATGATCACGGTAATATTGATAGCAATGCCGAGTCCTTTGGACCTTGGATGATAGCCACGAGAAAGGGCAGAAAATTTAATAGTGGCAAGGACATTAACAATGGCTTGACTAAGAACCGAGAAAATACAGGGGCTGGTGTTTCCAGATTCCAAGTTCTTGAGCAGGTCACGGATGACCGTGAGCACCCCACACATGCCGCTGTGATAGACAATCCATCCACTTCTCACCAACCAAACACGGCCAACCCTTACCAGATATTTACTGCCAATCACGAGGATAGAACTAAAACTCCGGCTAGACATAAGTAG
- the LOC107175601 gene encoding uncharacterized protein LOC107175601, producing MNSSAFQWLRTLLISFFLTAFCLNSFLSSATQISYSDHCNSIVPESTLNKFEPALSSFPRLHTGYYTGGDEILSQNAYSLTFRTPNVYKTEKDGVFGIEGTLLLRSRNTYSSDGGVTYVQVAKSYDPGAISHEPGVRRRRSLVRFRLHGFWSESSGNLCMVGTEDELPNLAAVLKLSNLKNSSVVTTLVSGRLECMSSANDLNYFEPISILIPPRMSYEYSLASKDLSNEFSGGNDTVKCLPLSSLPRTSFCSVVLGGNEFNLKYSSNCSSANICSPFSDSTDGYFPRVVSLKQIECLEEEKRLRVLVEFPNSSYVGYYHPFDPNRTLVAEGYWDDKMNKLFIVACRFLNSAESLANAYIGDCTTRLSLSFPSIWSIRQSRNIVGEIWSKKAVSDSGYFEKIHFQNSENSFRTVSGLKYEYSEINRARELCWPKWKPQKSNGKKYPSEHSYDMQFNIRVHRPNANSSRGYATPLSAGDQFYPRYLYSKTPLSSSTSRPTVQESFNRNSQVNISYKIGIRLLPGATFGGQVYSLDISRSSYSGVEISAEGIYDSKTGQLCMVGCRSIVSNNLSSTSDSMDCEILLNFQFPPSNPKENEDHIKGSIKSMRAESDPLYFEPMEVYSVSYSALAVKKSISKMDWEITVALISNTLACIFVGLQLLHVKKHPEVLPSISLFMLLLLTLGHMIPLMLNFEALFLKNLDRPRVLLSRGGWLEVNEVLVRIITMVAFLLEFRLLQLSWSAKLADGQDQPGLWLAEKRSLFVSFSLYAPGAIIFYLFNWREHNHYLGFLSSPQRFYPQPQRWEGLKLYTVFVLDGFLLPQILFNIFRNSKDNALASSFYIGVTSLRLLPHAYHALHTNADYFSDACNIIVSVGGMMFAAVIFLQQLFGGCCNDRKKFIDGQAYEKVSIVSET from the coding sequence ATGAATTCCTCTGCTTTTCAGTGGCTTCGTACtttattaatttcctttttcttaacAGCTTTCTGTTTAAACTCTTTCCTATCCTCTGCAACTCAGATATCTTATTCTGATCATTGCAATTCTATAGTCCCCGAATCGACTCTGAACAAATTTGAACCTGCCCTCTCATCATTTCCCCGACTCCACACTGGCTACTACACTGGAGGCGATGAGATCCTCTCTCAGAACGCATACTCACTCACCTTTCGCACCCCGAATGTGTACAAAACTGAGAAGGATGGTGTGTTTGGAATTGAAGGAACATTGTTGTTACGAAGCCGAAACACTTATTCCTCCGACGGAGGTGTTACGTATGTGCAAGTAGCTAAATCATATGATCCAGGGGCCATTTCTCATGAGCCAGGAGTTCGCCGTAGGAGAAGTTTAGTGAGATTCAGGCTACACGGGTTCTGGTCAGAATCTTCTGGTAATCTTTGTATGGTGGGAACAGAAGATGAATTACCCAACCTTGCAGCTGTCCTGAAGCTTAGTAATCTCAAGAATTCAAGTGTTGTTACAACTTTGGTAAGTGGAAGGTTGGAGTGCATGAGTTCTGCTAATGATTTAAACTATTTTGAGCCAATTTCTATACTTATTCCGCCAAGAATGAGTTATGAGTATAGTTTGGCTTCAAAAGATTTAAGTAATGAATTTTCTGGTGGAAATGATACTGTGAAATGTTTACCACTTAGTTCACTGCCCAGAACAAGTTTCTGTTCTGTAGTCCTAGGAggaaatgaatttaatttgaagtACTCCAGTAATTGCAGTTCTGCAAATATATGCAGTCCTTTCAGTGACTCGACAGATGGATATTTTCCTCGTGTTGTTTCCTTAAAGCAAATTGAGTGCCTGGAAGAGGAAAAGAGATTGCGAGTTCTTGTAGAATTTCCTAACAGTAGCTATGTTGGATACTACCATCCATTTGATCCCAACAGAACATTGGTCGCAGAAGGATATTGGGATGACAAGATGAATAAGCTATTTATTGTGGCTTGCCGATTTCTGAACTCAGCAGAATCTTTGGCTAATGCTTATATTGGAGATTGCACCACAAGGTTGAGTTTGAGCTTCCCTTCAATCTGGTCAATCAGACAGAGCAGGAACATCGTGGGGGAAATTTGGAGCAAAAAAGCTGTTAGTGATTCTGGTTACTTCGAGAAGatccattttcaaaattctgaGAATTCTTTCAGAACAGTCTCAGGTTTGAAGTATGAATACTCAGAAATCAACAGAGCAAGAGAATTATGTTGGCCGAAGTGGAAGCCTCAAAAGAGCAATGGGAAGAAATATCCAAGTGAGCATTCTTACGACATGCAGTTCAATATTCGTGTTCACAGACCTAATGCAAACAGTTCTCGGGGTTACGCAACTCCTCTTTCTGCTGGCGATCAGTTTTATCCACGGTACCTATATAGTAAAACGCCCTTAAGTTCAAGTACTTCTAGACCTACAGTGCAAGAAAGCTTCAATCGAAACAGCCAGGTCAACATCAGCTACAAAATTGGCATCAGATTACTACCTGGAGCAACTTTTGGTGGTCAGGTTTATTCTCTTGATATATCTAGGAGTTCTTATTCGGGAGTGGAGATTTCAGCTGAAGGAATTTATGATTCAAAAACAGGACAGTTGTGTATGGTTGGTTGTAGAAGCATTGTCTCCAATAATCTATCATCAACCAGTGATTCCATGGACTGTGAAATTCTTCTAAACTTCCAGTTTCCGCCATCAAATCCAAAGGAGAATGAAGATCATATCAAGGGAAGCATCAAAAGCATGCGGGCGGAATCAGACCCTCTTTATTTTGAACCAATGGAAGTCTACTCTGTTAGTTATTCTGCACTTGCTGTGAAAAAGTCCATTTCCAAGATGGATTGGGAGATAACCGTGGCTCTTATATCCAACACACTTGCATGTATCTTCGTGGGATTGCAGCTGTTGCATGTGAAGAAGCACCCCGAAGTGCTTCCCTCCATTTCGCTTTTTATGCTTTTGCTTCTTACTTTAGGACACATGATTCCCCTGATGCTAAACTTTGAAGCCCTGTTCCTGAAAAATCTCGACAGGCCACGTGTTTTGCTTAGTAGAGGTGGATGGCTTGAAGTGAATGAAGTGCTTGTAAGGATAATAACAATGGTAGCTTTCTTGTTAGAATTCCGATTACTGCAACTTTCATGGTCAGCAAAGCTGGCTGATGGGCAAGACCAACCAGGCTTGTGGTTAGCTGAGAAGCGGTCTCTATTTGTATCGTTCTCATTATATGCTCCAGGGGCTATcatattttacctttttaacTGGAGGGAGCACAATCATTATCTGGGGTTTCTCTCATCTCCCCAAAGATTTTATCCTCAGCCACAGCGGTGGGAGGGCCTGAAATTGTACACAGTTTTTGTCTTGGACGGATTTCTGTTGCCTCAAATCCTGTTCAACATATTCCGAAACTCCAAAGACAATGCTTTGGCTAGTTCATTCTACATTGGAGTGACCAGTCTCCGATTGCTGCCACATGCATACCATGCTCTCCATACCAATGCAGATTATTTCTCTGATGCTTGTAACATCATTGTTTCTGTAGGAGGTATGATGTTTGCTGCAGTCATTTTCCTGCAGCAGCTGTTCGGGGGTTGTTGCAATGATCGCAAGAAATTTATAGATGGCCAGGCATATGAGAAGGTTTCTATTGTTAGTGAAACCTGA